A genomic window from Pygocentrus nattereri isolate fPygNat1 chromosome 22, fPygNat1.pri, whole genome shotgun sequence includes:
- the LOC108415346 gene encoding hepatic lectin-like isoform X1 — protein MYETIYTEFHSHLELTWIAAESRVEMSEDMYENSGYTADRKSESDDGKNVYENMHVKGHAGTQRTGNRRESQSSGYDTAGSRSCRWAAVCLGLLCVLLLAATTVMWIKLNKLTTEWDNLQTSYTNLTLERDQIEALCINEADLRGWIYFSSSVYYISTEKKSWSESRKDCRARGADLLIINSRGEQDFTEMLRRGQKTWIGLSDQDTERVWKWVDGSALTTRFWGSGEPNSRAGDEDCVVTGQTSDPSQNWADYPCNAHFVWICEKRIFS, from the exons ATGTATGAAACAATATATACAGAGTTCCACTCACATTTGGAGCTGACCTGGATCGCTGCAGAGAGCAGAGTGGAGATGAGTGAGGATATGTATGAAAATTCAGGATACACTGCAGACAGAAAATCTGAGTCAGATGACGGCAAGAATGTCTATGAAAACATGCATGTGAAAGGACATGCTGGGACCCAAAGAACAGGAAACAGACGGGAATCTCAGAGCTCAG GATATGACACAGCTGGGAGCAGAAGCTGCAGGTGGGCTGCAGTGTGtctggggctgctgtgtgttctcctgCTGGCTGCCACCACAGTGATGTGGATCAAGCTGAACAAGCTGACTACAGAGTGGGATAacttacagaccagttacaccaacctgactctagagagagaccagatagAG GCTTTATGTATAAATGAAGCCGACCTGCGAGGCTGGATCTACTTCAGCTCCAGTGTCTACTACATCTCTACTGAGAAGAAGAGCTGGAGTGAGAGCAGAAAGGACTGCAGAGCAAGAGGAGCAGACCTGCTGATCATAAACAGCAGAGGAGAACAG GACTTCACTGAAATGTTGAGAAGAGGTCAGAAAACTTGGATTGGTCTGTCTGACCAAGACACAGAGAGGGTCTGGAAATGGGTGGACGGCTCAGCGCTGACCACTAG GTTCTGGGGAAGCGGAGAACCCAACAGTAGAGCAGGAGATGAGGACTGTGTTGTCACTGGCCAAACATCTGATCCTTCACAGAACTGGGCTGATTATCCCTGCAATGCCCACTTTGTTTGGATTTGTGAAAAGAGAATATTTAGCTGA
- the LOC108415346 gene encoding hepatic lectin-like isoform X2, with the protein MSEDMYENSGYTADRKSESDDGKNVYENMHVKGHAGTQRTGNRRESQSSGYDTAGSRSCRWAAVCLGLLCVLLLAATTVMWIKLNKLTTEWDNLQTSYTNLTLERDQIEALCINEADLRGWIYFSSSVYYISTEKKSWSESRKDCRARGADLLIINSRGEQDFTEMLRRGQKTWIGLSDQDTERVWKWVDGSALTTRFWGSGEPNSRAGDEDCVVTGQTSDPSQNWADYPCNAHFVWICEKRIFS; encoded by the exons ATGAGTGAGGATATGTATGAAAATTCAGGATACACTGCAGACAGAAAATCTGAGTCAGATGACGGCAAGAATGTCTATGAAAACATGCATGTGAAAGGACATGCTGGGACCCAAAGAACAGGAAACAGACGGGAATCTCAGAGCTCAG GATATGACACAGCTGGGAGCAGAAGCTGCAGGTGGGCTGCAGTGTGtctggggctgctgtgtgttctcctgCTGGCTGCCACCACAGTGATGTGGATCAAGCTGAACAAGCTGACTACAGAGTGGGATAacttacagaccagttacaccaacctgactctagagagagaccagatagAG GCTTTATGTATAAATGAAGCCGACCTGCGAGGCTGGATCTACTTCAGCTCCAGTGTCTACTACATCTCTACTGAGAAGAAGAGCTGGAGTGAGAGCAGAAAGGACTGCAGAGCAAGAGGAGCAGACCTGCTGATCATAAACAGCAGAGGAGAACAG GACTTCACTGAAATGTTGAGAAGAGGTCAGAAAACTTGGATTGGTCTGTCTGACCAAGACACAGAGAGGGTCTGGAAATGGGTGGACGGCTCAGCGCTGACCACTAG GTTCTGGGGAAGCGGAGAACCCAACAGTAGAGCAGGAGATGAGGACTGTGTTGTCACTGGCCAAACATCTGATCCTTCACAGAACTGGGCTGATTATCCCTGCAATGCCCACTTTGTTTGGATTTGTGAAAAGAGAATATTTAGCTGA